A genomic region of Nymphaea colorata isolate Beijing-Zhang1983 chromosome 2, ASM883128v2, whole genome shotgun sequence contains the following coding sequences:
- the LOC116247586 gene encoding disease resistance protein RPV1-like isoform X1 — MEASSSSTKFEYDVPSTKFEYDVFLSFRGADTRKGFTGHLYDRLKLHGVSAFKDSEDLEKGQEIGELLSYIVRSMIFMPIFSKGYAESRWCLKEISMMVACERLIIPVFFDVEPVEVRDQIEHFASAFERHERDANMDQVSNWRHALKTVGKLSGFHLKNDTNGNEAELINCIVKRLLTEVRKLPFLLPQHLIGVDAHVHEVKKLLGKYCRTVQFIGIHGMGGIGKTTIVKAIYNDLFLEFEASSFLFNIRENFQQHRELELQRQLTSDIVKIEDPRIYSVEHGKIMIKNRMNSKRVLIILDDVDGRNQVDALAGASDWFGHGSVIFMTTRNKKVLKECGLSEGQIYKVNGLNYDQSCDLLKFHAFKGREPENGCRQLLDAFVKGKGSRGIPLALEVIGSTLSQSEVQDWKHVLKDLQNNPDPHIQQQLRISYDGLKEERQRQIFLDISCFFIGKDREKATHMWKACDWCPERVIPDLCSRSLIDIDQHGEFSMHDVIREMGREIVRQEAVTESWMRSRQWSSQHIFHLLRRTEKNKRVKGIVLPKSRNDFEDNERRFSAQCFELMQSLRILHLEGVSFQGNFKHFPRGLRLLVLENCGFTSQPHDFDIENVVVLNMSGCSFMAECFTNKVLKGKVVLSNLKFLNLARTQISSIPDFTNVRCLEQLILCDCTKLTDVHESIGALKSLLSLDLGGCKILSKIPDSVCELSSLKSFDLHQCDKVLSLPESLGNMTSLEKLYLDMTNIEILPDSIGSLTSLRVLSLKHCKLKTLPASLQNLLCLQHLIVEHTLVNGLENNIYYTEESVELHASSIELLAILPNFFCRRICRLILTDRTNNKLPDCVENMINLTSLELHCQALIKFPLCIGLLRRIKELRLDCRDLESLPESIGRLKKLVTFEIFSDSLKVLPDSLGGLESLEVLLIDCWSLKSLPSSIRHLENLQTLLLCSRYLSDLPASISYLGRLQNLLLRRCRSLHKLSVPPLPQQESLQHSALSQPVSSKRPEQSGHGSIPQLCSSLVCLEASYCTELREINVSDFQSLLHLDLRGSNSLPDIHGLENISNNLKSLVVPTPTWARNVNFKKRSFKSPQFPRLLMFAMECTTRYTRRNPFLPELILRCVKDFEVSRTFATSWVPQGDLTLELPKVPHAANRCLSNAQFTFDGLTSPILISVIADDGSLAFETTRHLVDSSLNLGDDDEIILRLRDIASASIKVTPDIESKITEFSASFEWETKRLDDMD, encoded by the exons TTTGAGCTTCAGAGGGGCGGACACTCGAAAGGGGTTTACAGGCCATCTCTATGATCGCCTAAAGCTTCACGGCGTCTCGGCCTTCAAGGACAGTGAAGACCTTGAGAAAGGCCAAGAGATCGGTGAATTGCTGAGCTACATCGTTAGGTCCATGATCTTCATGCCCATCTTTTCAAAGGGGTATGCAGAGTCGAGATGGTGTTTGAAGGAGATCAGCATGATGGTGGCATGTGAGAGGCTCATCATTCCCGTGTTCTTCGACGTAGAACCTGTAGAGGTTCGTGATCAGATTGAACATTTTGCTTCTGCTTTTGAACGACACGAAAGGGATGCCAACATGGACCAGGTGAGCAATTGGAGGCACGCCTTGAAGACAGTGGGCAAGTTAAGTGGTTTCCATCTCAAAAACGACACCAACGG GAATGAGGCAGAGCTAATTAATTGCATTGTCAAAAGGTTGCTAACTGAAGTAAGAAAGCTTCCTTTCCTACTTCCCCAACACCTAATTGGCGTTGATGCTCATGTTCACGAAGTGAAGAAATTACTTGGCAAATATTGCAGGACTGTACAATTCATTGGTATCCATGGGATGGGAGGCATTGGTAAAACAACAATTGTAAAGGCCATTTACAACGACCTATTTCTTGAGTTTGAAGCTAGCAgctttctttttaatattaggGAGAACTTTCAACAGCACAGAGAACTGGAGCTACAACGGCAGCTCACTAGTGACATCGTCAAAATCGAAGATCCACGAATATATAGCGTTGAACATGGGAAAATCATGATAAAGAACAGAATGAATTCCAAAAGGGTGCTAATTATCTTAGATGACGTTGACGGCAGGAACCAAGTAGATGCATTGGCTGGTGCAAGTGATTGGTTTGGACATGGAAGTGTGATCTTCATGACAACGAGAAACAAGAAGGTATTAAAAGAATGTGGTCTGAGTGAAGGTCAAATTTACAAGGTGAATGGTCTAAACTATGACCAATCATGTGACTTGCTTAAGTTTCATGCTTTTAAAGGTAGGGAACCAGAAAATGGTTGTCGTCAGCTGTTGGATGCATTTGTTAAAGGCAAAGGTAGCAGGGGGATACCATTGGCACTTGAAGTGATTGGATCCACTTTATCCCAAAGTGAAGTACAAGATTGGAAACATGTACTCAAGGACTTGCAAAATAATCCTGATCCTCACATTCAACAGCAATTGAGGATAAGCTATGATGGATTGAAGGAGGAACGACAGAGACAGATATTTCTGGATATCTCATGCTTCTTCATTGGTAAGGACAGAGAGAAGGCAACTCATATGTGGAAAGCATGTGATTGGTGTCCAGAACGTGTCATTCCTGACCTTTGTAGTAGGTCTCTTATTGACATAGATCAGCATGGGGAGTTTTCAATGCATGATGTCATCCGGGAAATGGGAAGGGAAATAGTTCGTCAAGAAGCAGTCACCGAGTCTTGGATGAGAAGTAGGCAGTGGAGTTCACAACATATATTTCATCTGCTTCGGCGgacg GAGAAAAACAAACGTGTCAAAGGGATCGTGCTTCCGAAGAGCAGAAATGATTTTGAAGATAATGAAAGACGCTTCAGCGCCCAGTGCTTTGAACTAATGCAGAGTCTGAGGATCCTTCATCTTGAGGGTGTAAGCTTTCAAGGCAATTTCAAGCATTTCCCTAGAGGTTTAAGATTGTTGGTATTGGAAAACTGTGGCTTCACTTCCCAGCCACATGATTTTGACATTGAGAATGTCGTGGTGCTTAATATGTCCGGCTGCAGTTTCATGGCTGAATGTTTCACTAATAAAGTCTTAAAGGGAAAAGTG GTACTCAGTAATTTGAAGTTTCTCAATCTTGCTCGGACGCAAATATCTAGCATTCCTGATTTTACCAATGTTCGTTGCCTCGAGCAACTGATACTTTGTGACTGCACAAAGTTAACTGACGTTCACGAATCTATTGGGGCACTGAAGAGCTTGTTGAGCTTGGACCTAGGAGGATGTAAGATTCTGAGCAAAATACCAGATTCTGTTTGCGAATTAAGTTCTCTCAAGTCTTTTGATCTCCATCAATGTGACAAAGTTTTGTCTTTGCCTGAAAGTCTAGGGAATATGACTTCACTGGAGAAGCTTTATCTTGACATGACAAACATTGAAATCTTACCTGATTCAATAGGAAGTCTTACAAGTCTTCGAGTTCTGTCTTTGAAACATTGCAAGCTGAAAACATTGCCTGCTTCCCTTCAAAATTTATTATGTTTACAACACCTGATAGTTGAGCACACTTTGGTGAACGGTTTAGAGAACAACATTTATTACACTGAGGAATCAGTTGAACTGCATGCCTCATCCATCGAATTGCTTGCTATACTACCAAACTTCTTTTGTAGAAGAATATGCAGACTTATTTTAACTGATCGTACAAACAATAAGCTGCCAGATTGCGTGGAAAATATGATCAATCTTACCTCATTGGAGTTGCACTGCCAAGCGCTCATTAAATTTCCTCTCTGCATTGGCTTACTGAGAAGAATTAAGGAACTCAGGTTGGACTGTAGAGACCTTGAAAGTTTACCCGAGTCTATTGGTAGACTCAAGAAACTTGTCACCTTTGAAATTTTCTCCGACAGTCTGAAAGTTCTTCCCGATTCACTCGGAGGATTAGAAAGTCTTGAAGTCTTGCTCATCGATTGCTGGAGTTTAAAATCTCTACCTAGCAGTATCAGACATCTGGAAAATCTTCAAACGCTTCTGTTGTGTAGCCGGTACCTCAGTGACTTGCCTGCTTCAATCAGTTATCTGGGAAGACTTCAAAATTTGTTGTTAAGACGTTGCCGTAGTCTGCACAAGCTATCAGTTCCCCCCCTACCGCAGCAGGAAAGTCTGCAACATTCTGCTTTATCTCAGCCGGTCTCGTCAAAGAGACCAGAACAGAGTGGGCATGGTTCAATTCCGCAACTTTGCTCTTCCTTGGTCTGTCTTGAAGCTTCTTACTGCACAGAACTGCGAGAAATAAACGTTTCAGACTTCCAATCATTGTTGCACCTGGATCTTCGAGGTTCTAATTCCTTACCAGACATCCATGGTCTGGAAAATATTTCGAACAATTTGAAAAGCCTTGTTGTGCCCACTCCAACATGGGCCCGTAACGTCAACTTCAAAAAAAGATCTTTCAAG AGTCCACAATTTCCACGCTTGCTTATGTTTGCCATGGAATGTACTACAAGATATACCAGACGTAATCCATTTTTGCCCGAGCTCATTCTTCGTTGTGTCAAGGACTTTGAAGTTAGCCGAACATTTGCGACGTCGTGGGTTCCACAAGGGGATCTGACTTTAGAGCTTCCAAAGGTTCCTCACGCCGCCAACCGCTGCTTGAGCAACGCGCAGTTCACCTTCGATGGACTGACCTCTCCCATCTTGATATCAGTCATCGCAGACGACGGCAGTCTCGCGTTCGAGACCACAAGACATCTGGTGGACAGTAGCCTGAACTTAGGCGACGACGATGAGATCATCTTGCGATTAAGAGATATTGCTTCTGCCAGCATCAAAGTGACACCAGATATAGAATCGAAGATTACTGAATTTTCTGCCTCTTTTGAATGGGAGACGAAGAGGCTCGATGATATGGACTAG
- the LOC116247586 gene encoding disease resistance protein RUN1-like isoform X2, protein MGGIGKTTIVKAIYNDLFLEFEASSFLFNIRENFQQHRELELQRQLTSDIVKIEDPRIYSVEHGKIMIKNRMNSKRVLIILDDVDGRNQVDALAGASDWFGHGSVIFMTTRNKKVLKECGLSEGQIYKVNGLNYDQSCDLLKFHAFKGREPENGCRQLLDAFVKGKGSRGIPLALEVIGSTLSQSEVQDWKHVLKDLQNNPDPHIQQQLRISYDGLKEERQRQIFLDISCFFIGKDREKATHMWKACDWCPERVIPDLCSRSLIDIDQHGEFSMHDVIREMGREIVRQEAVTESWMRSRQWSSQHIFHLLRRTEKNKRVKGIVLPKSRNDFEDNERRFSAQCFELMQSLRILHLEGVSFQGNFKHFPRGLRLLVLENCGFTSQPHDFDIENVVVLNMSGCSFMAECFTNKVLKGKVVLSNLKFLNLARTQISSIPDFTNVRCLEQLILCDCTKLTDVHESIGALKSLLSLDLGGCKILSKIPDSVCELSSLKSFDLHQCDKVLSLPESLGNMTSLEKLYLDMTNIEILPDSIGSLTSLRVLSLKHCKLKTLPASLQNLLCLQHLIVEHTLVNGLENNIYYTEESVELHASSIELLAILPNFFCRRICRLILTDRTNNKLPDCVENMINLTSLELHCQALIKFPLCIGLLRRIKELRLDCRDLESLPESIGRLKKLVTFEIFSDSLKVLPDSLGGLESLEVLLIDCWSLKSLPSSIRHLENLQTLLLCSRYLSDLPASISYLGRLQNLLLRRCRSLHKLSVPPLPQQESLQHSALSQPVSSKRPEQSGHGSIPQLCSSLVCLEASYCTELREINVSDFQSLLHLDLRGSNSLPDIHGLENISNNLKSLVVPTPTWARNVNFKKRSFKSPQFPRLLMFAMECTTRYTRRNPFLPELILRCVKDFEVSRTFATSWVPQGDLTLELPKVPHAANRCLSNAQFTFDGLTSPILISVIADDGSLAFETTRHLVDSSLNLGDDDEIILRLRDIASASIKVTPDIESKITEFSASFEWETKRLDDMD, encoded by the exons ATGGGAGGCATTGGTAAAACAACAATTGTAAAGGCCATTTACAACGACCTATTTCTTGAGTTTGAAGCTAGCAgctttctttttaatattaggGAGAACTTTCAACAGCACAGAGAACTGGAGCTACAACGGCAGCTCACTAGTGACATCGTCAAAATCGAAGATCCACGAATATATAGCGTTGAACATGGGAAAATCATGATAAAGAACAGAATGAATTCCAAAAGGGTGCTAATTATCTTAGATGACGTTGACGGCAGGAACCAAGTAGATGCATTGGCTGGTGCAAGTGATTGGTTTGGACATGGAAGTGTGATCTTCATGACAACGAGAAACAAGAAGGTATTAAAAGAATGTGGTCTGAGTGAAGGTCAAATTTACAAGGTGAATGGTCTAAACTATGACCAATCATGTGACTTGCTTAAGTTTCATGCTTTTAAAGGTAGGGAACCAGAAAATGGTTGTCGTCAGCTGTTGGATGCATTTGTTAAAGGCAAAGGTAGCAGGGGGATACCATTGGCACTTGAAGTGATTGGATCCACTTTATCCCAAAGTGAAGTACAAGATTGGAAACATGTACTCAAGGACTTGCAAAATAATCCTGATCCTCACATTCAACAGCAATTGAGGATAAGCTATGATGGATTGAAGGAGGAACGACAGAGACAGATATTTCTGGATATCTCATGCTTCTTCATTGGTAAGGACAGAGAGAAGGCAACTCATATGTGGAAAGCATGTGATTGGTGTCCAGAACGTGTCATTCCTGACCTTTGTAGTAGGTCTCTTATTGACATAGATCAGCATGGGGAGTTTTCAATGCATGATGTCATCCGGGAAATGGGAAGGGAAATAGTTCGTCAAGAAGCAGTCACCGAGTCTTGGATGAGAAGTAGGCAGTGGAGTTCACAACATATATTTCATCTGCTTCGGCGgacg GAGAAAAACAAACGTGTCAAAGGGATCGTGCTTCCGAAGAGCAGAAATGATTTTGAAGATAATGAAAGACGCTTCAGCGCCCAGTGCTTTGAACTAATGCAGAGTCTGAGGATCCTTCATCTTGAGGGTGTAAGCTTTCAAGGCAATTTCAAGCATTTCCCTAGAGGTTTAAGATTGTTGGTATTGGAAAACTGTGGCTTCACTTCCCAGCCACATGATTTTGACATTGAGAATGTCGTGGTGCTTAATATGTCCGGCTGCAGTTTCATGGCTGAATGTTTCACTAATAAAGTCTTAAAGGGAAAAGTG GTACTCAGTAATTTGAAGTTTCTCAATCTTGCTCGGACGCAAATATCTAGCATTCCTGATTTTACCAATGTTCGTTGCCTCGAGCAACTGATACTTTGTGACTGCACAAAGTTAACTGACGTTCACGAATCTATTGGGGCACTGAAGAGCTTGTTGAGCTTGGACCTAGGAGGATGTAAGATTCTGAGCAAAATACCAGATTCTGTTTGCGAATTAAGTTCTCTCAAGTCTTTTGATCTCCATCAATGTGACAAAGTTTTGTCTTTGCCTGAAAGTCTAGGGAATATGACTTCACTGGAGAAGCTTTATCTTGACATGACAAACATTGAAATCTTACCTGATTCAATAGGAAGTCTTACAAGTCTTCGAGTTCTGTCTTTGAAACATTGCAAGCTGAAAACATTGCCTGCTTCCCTTCAAAATTTATTATGTTTACAACACCTGATAGTTGAGCACACTTTGGTGAACGGTTTAGAGAACAACATTTATTACACTGAGGAATCAGTTGAACTGCATGCCTCATCCATCGAATTGCTTGCTATACTACCAAACTTCTTTTGTAGAAGAATATGCAGACTTATTTTAACTGATCGTACAAACAATAAGCTGCCAGATTGCGTGGAAAATATGATCAATCTTACCTCATTGGAGTTGCACTGCCAAGCGCTCATTAAATTTCCTCTCTGCATTGGCTTACTGAGAAGAATTAAGGAACTCAGGTTGGACTGTAGAGACCTTGAAAGTTTACCCGAGTCTATTGGTAGACTCAAGAAACTTGTCACCTTTGAAATTTTCTCCGACAGTCTGAAAGTTCTTCCCGATTCACTCGGAGGATTAGAAAGTCTTGAAGTCTTGCTCATCGATTGCTGGAGTTTAAAATCTCTACCTAGCAGTATCAGACATCTGGAAAATCTTCAAACGCTTCTGTTGTGTAGCCGGTACCTCAGTGACTTGCCTGCTTCAATCAGTTATCTGGGAAGACTTCAAAATTTGTTGTTAAGACGTTGCCGTAGTCTGCACAAGCTATCAGTTCCCCCCCTACCGCAGCAGGAAAGTCTGCAACATTCTGCTTTATCTCAGCCGGTCTCGTCAAAGAGACCAGAACAGAGTGGGCATGGTTCAATTCCGCAACTTTGCTCTTCCTTGGTCTGTCTTGAAGCTTCTTACTGCACAGAACTGCGAGAAATAAACGTTTCAGACTTCCAATCATTGTTGCACCTGGATCTTCGAGGTTCTAATTCCTTACCAGACATCCATGGTCTGGAAAATATTTCGAACAATTTGAAAAGCCTTGTTGTGCCCACTCCAACATGGGCCCGTAACGTCAACTTCAAAAAAAGATCTTTCAAG AGTCCACAATTTCCACGCTTGCTTATGTTTGCCATGGAATGTACTACAAGATATACCAGACGTAATCCATTTTTGCCCGAGCTCATTCTTCGTTGTGTCAAGGACTTTGAAGTTAGCCGAACATTTGCGACGTCGTGGGTTCCACAAGGGGATCTGACTTTAGAGCTTCCAAAGGTTCCTCACGCCGCCAACCGCTGCTTGAGCAACGCGCAGTTCACCTTCGATGGACTGACCTCTCCCATCTTGATATCAGTCATCGCAGACGACGGCAGTCTCGCGTTCGAGACCACAAGACATCTGGTGGACAGTAGCCTGAACTTAGGCGACGACGATGAGATCATCTTGCGATTAAGAGATATTGCTTCTGCCAGCATCAAAGTGACACCAGATATAGAATCGAAGATTACTGAATTTTCTGCCTCTTTTGAATGGGAGACGAAGAGGCTCGATGATATGGACTAG